In the genome of Campylobacter lari, the window GAGGGTATAGTAGATCTTTTTAAAGAAAATAATATTGCTATTTTTGGTCCTACTAAAGCTGCTGCTATGCTTGAAGCTTCAAAATCTTATATGAAGAGTTTTTTAAAAAAATATAAAATTAAAACAGCTAAATTTTTAAATACAACAGATTATGAGAAAGCTAAGAAATTTATTATGAGTTTAACTCCTCCTATAGTGGTAAAAGCAGATGGTTTGTGTGCGGGCAAAGGTGTGATTATTGCTCAAAGCCATGAAGAAGCTTTAGAGGCTACTAAAAATATGCTTAGCGGAGAGAGTTTTGGTGAAGCTGGTAAGATTGTTGTTATAGAAGAATATCTCAACGGATTTGAATTAAGTGTATTTGCAGTTTGCGATGGAGATGATTTTATATTGTTACCTGCTGCACAAGATCATAAAAGATTACTAGATAATGATAAGGGACCAAACACAGGAGGAATGGGTGCATATGCTCCAAGTATTTTAGCAAGTGAAAATTTATTAGAGCAAGTAAAAAAAGATATAGTAGTACCAACTCTTAAAGGTATGAAAGAAGAGGGTGCTGAATTTGTTGGAGTGTTGTTTATAGGTTTGATGGTTGTAAATAATAAACCTTATGTTTTAGAATACAATGTGCGTTTTGGTGATCCTGAGTGCGAAGTTTTGATGCCTTTGATAGAAAATCCTTTGGATTTATTTTTAGCATGTGTGAATAAAAATCTTGCAAATACTCGTATAAAAATCAAAGATGAATTTGCAGTAGGTGTGGTTTGTGCAAGTAAAAACTATCCTTATAAAGATTCTCCAAAAGCATTAATTGATATAGGAGAAATTCCGCAAAATTCTCATATTTCTTATGCTGGAGTAGTTTTAGAAAATAACAAACTATATGCTAGTGGTGGTCGTGTATTAGTTTGTGTAGGAATTGGAAAAAGTATTGAAGAAGCGCAAAAAAACGCTTATATGCTTTGTGATAATGTTCATTTTAAAGGAAAACAACATAGAAAAGATATTGCTTTTCAGGTTCTTAAATGAGTGCAAATCAAGAATTATTTGACAAACTAGAAAAAGAAGAGCTAAAAATAGCAAGTTTTAAAAAAAGATTTTTAGCTTATATTGTTGATAGTTTTGTGATTTTAGCTATTGTGAGTATTATTTTATTTGATAAGATTAGTTCTATGCAAACTTATGATGAAATTCACAATCTTTTAATACGTTTTGCTGGTGGAACTTTAATTTTGCAATTTACATATCATAGTCTATTTACATATTTATATGGTGCAACTTTAGGAAAAATGCTTTTGAAGATTATGGTTATTGATCAAAACTTATTAGATAAACCAAATTTCATTCAAAGTGCTTTAAGAGCAGGTGTGAGGCAAATTAGTGATATGTTGTATGGTTTGGGTTTTGCTTGGGCTTTAAGCAATATCGTTTTAAAAACTTGGCATGATTATGCGGCCAAAACAGTGGTGATAGATCTTGCGTAAAATATTACTTTCTTTGGCTTGCATAGGAAGTTTATATGCTTCTAAAGTAGATATCTATGCTTTGGATGTTGTTAAAAAAAATGATATTATAGAGGCAAAAAATAATGTAGTTGTGGTATCTGATTTTTATTTGATAACTGCAAGCGAGGCTAAATTTAATGAAACAACAAAAGATTTGGAGCTTTTTGGAGATGTTAATATCTTAAGGGGGCAAAAAGAAAGAACTAATTCTACTTATACGAAGATTAACTTAAAAGATAACACTACAGCTTTTAAAAATTTATTTTTTTCAAATAATGATTTGGAGGTTTGGCTACAATGTCATCAAGCTAAAATTGATGACAAATTTGTAATGAGTAAAAAGTCTGTTGTATCTAGTTGTAATGTTGAAAATCCTGATTGGGAAATTCGTTTTGATGAAGGCAAATTAAACAAAGAGAGTAATTTTTTACATCTTTATAATGCAAGATTATATGTAAAAAATGTTCCGGTGATGTATTTACCTTATTTTGGTTTTAGTGTAGATACTAAAAGAAAAAGCGGATTGTTAATTCCCCAAGTAGTTTTAAAACAAAGTGAAGGGCTATATTATAATCAGCCAATTTATTATGTTATTGATGATAATGCGGACATTCAATTTGAACCTCAGATTAGAACAAAAAGAGGTTATGGCTTATACTCAACTTTAAGATTTATTGATACCCCTTATTCTCAAGGTGAAATTAGCGGTGGTATTTTTGGCGAAAAATCAAGTTATAAAAGAGAAGAAAATTTAAAAAATAAAGAACACTATGGTTTAGAGGTTAAATATTCAAATGAATCTTTATTTAAAAGTCTTTTAGGTGAAGAATTTCAAGAGGGTTTATGGGTTGATGCTACTTATTTAAATGATGTTGATTATATGAATTTAAGTTCTAGCGCAAAAACCGAAGCTTCTTTAGTTACTTCTAAAATAAATTATTTTTTATCAGATGATGATAATTATTATGGTGCTTATGCAAAGTATTATATAGACACTTCTAAAATTAGCAATAAAGATACTTTACAAGAATATCCATCTTTTCAATATCATAGATATTTAAATGGATTTTTTGATAATTATATACAATATAGCTTGGATGCTTCTTTTCATAGGTATTATAGACATACGGGTATTTATGCTAAAACTTTAGATTTTGATTTACCTTTAATTTATCATACGAGTTTTTTTGATGATTTTTTAAATTTTGCTTTCACAGAAAGGATATATGCAAATTTTGTAGATTATTCTAACACAGATGTTAAAAACCAAGAACATTTATTTAGAAATTCTCATAATTTTTCTTTATATACAGATCTTTCAAAGCCATATGAAAATTTTTATCATACTCTATATTTAGGGGTTAATTATTTTCTACCTGGAGCTAAATCGGGTGAAATCACTGAAGATTTTGTAGAGTTAAAAAATGATCCTGAGCAACTTAATTTTTCAATGTATCAGTATTTTTATAATACTTTAGGCAAAAAAAAATTATATCATAACTTGAAGGTTAAATACTTTACTAAAGAAGGTAGCTTTGGTGCTTTTGATAATGTTGTAGAATATTTTTACAATGATTATATAAGTTTAAGAAATGAAGCTGAATATTCTGGAGCTGATAATCGTTTTGATAAGGTTTTTAGTGAAGCTTTGTTTGATTATGGTGAATGGAAGATTAGTTTAAACCATGCTTATAGAATGTATGAAAATGAAAAATATAATTTTATAGGGACTAAAGCCCAATATGATATAAATACTAATTATCAAATTTTTGGTGGATTGTGGTTTGATTTGAACAAAGAACCTGAAAAATGGGAAATAGGTTATACTTATCAAAGAAAATGTTGGAATTATTCTTTGATGTATCGCAAAGATATTTCACCTAAACTTACAAGTGGTGGTATTAGTGCTAAAGATCAAAGTGGTGTATATTTTATGTTTAATTTTTATCCATTAGGCGGGGTATCTTATGATTTTTCTTTAGAGGAAAATGAAAGGTCGATATGATATTTTTTGAAGATGAAAAAGATGCACTTGAGAAATTATATGATATATTGCCATTAAACAAACTAAAAGATTATATTATTATTACACCTTCTTTAAAATCGATAGTTTTTGTTGATGCACTAGCACAAAAATTAGAAATTCCATATGATTTTTTATTTACAGAACAAATTAAAGCTCCTAATAATGATGAATGTCAAATAGCTATGATTAGTGAAACAAAGGAGTTGGTTTATAATGAGGCTTTAGTTAAAGCTTTTGATATAAGTTTAGATTATATTTATGGTGAAGCCAATAGAACCTACGAAGAAAAAATTTTAAAAAATGTGTATCGTTATAGAAAAGGAAATCTTTTAAAAGATTTAAAAGGGAGAAATATTTTAATATTGCATGAAGGTTGCGAAAGTGGAATTACTGCTTCTTCATGTATTAAAAGTTTGTTAAAAGAAGAAGTAAATAGTATTGTTTATGCTACTGCTTTAATGCCAAGTGATGTATATGAATATATCGGTGTTTTTGTAGATGAGGTTTATTGTGTGCAAAAAATTGATCATTTTGTGAATATTGAGTTTTATTTTAAAAATAAAACGATTTTGCAAGCTCATGAAATTTTAGATATTTTAGAAGAAAGTAAATATTATCTTCCATTAAAGAGATAAATTTATATCTAAACAATAGGTTGTTTAGATATAAATTTATAGGCAAAACAAAAACAGGCTTTTTAAGTTTTAATTTTTAAAATTTAAAAAGCTTATTTGGTTTTTGCCTATGATGAAAATATTAAAGGAAAAATCATGCGACATGAAATAAATATTAATAATCATCTTGAAATATTTGAGACTAATAAGGTTGCAAAACAAGCAGCGGGTGCAGTTTTAATGCAAGAAAAAAATGCTGTAGTTTTGGCAACTGTTGCTAGAGAAGAAAAAATGGTAGAAGAGGATTTTTTACCTCTTACGGTACAATATATAGAAAAAGCTTATGCGGCAGGAAGAATTCCAGGTGGTTATGTAAAAAGAGAAACTAAACCAGGTGATAATGAAACTTTAAGTGCAAGGATTATAGATAGAAGTTTAAGACCTCTTTTCCCAAAAGGCTATGCTTATCCAACTCAAATTGTAGTAATGGTTCTTTCTGCTGATCCTGAAGTAGATCTGCAAGTGATGAGTTTAAATGCCGCAAGCATTGCTTTATATTTAAGTGATATTCCTATAAAAGCGCCAGTTTGTGGTGTAAGAATAGGTCGTATGAATAATGAATTTGTTTTAAATCCAAGCAATAGTGAATTAAAAAATAGCACCCTAGACCTTTATGTGGCGGGTGTTAAAGATGAGCTTTTAATGATAGAAATGAGAGCTTTAGCAAATAAACAAAATGATCAACATTGTATGAATGAGCTTAATGAGGATGATGTTTTAAAGGCTTTAGAATTTGCAGGCAATGCGATTTTGCGTGGCTCTAATGAATATGAAAGAGTTTTTGCTGCTTATAGAAAAAATTCCAAACTTGAATTTAAAATAGAAACAGATGGTGGTAAAATTGTTGATTTTATTAAAAATTCTTATATCTCAAAGCTTAAAATTGCAATTAACCAAATGGCAAAAAGTGAAAGAGCAAGTGAAATCTCACAAATAGCAAAAGAGATTGAAAATGAAGCTAGTGCTATTGAAGATGAATGGAAAATTGAAGATATTGAGAAAGCTTTATATTTGTGCAAAAGAGAGCTTGTTAGAAGTCAAATTCTTAATGAAAATAAAAGGGCAGATGGTAGAGGCTTGAAAGATGTTAGAAAGATAGATATAGAGACAAATATTCTGCCAAATGCACATGGATCGTGTCTTTTTACTAGAGGGCAAACTCAAGCTTTAGTTATAGCTA includes:
- the purD gene encoding phosphoribosylamine--glycine ligase, with translation MKILILGSGAREYSIALALQKTNNNLEFYFAPGNGATAKIGTNLNMKDPKVITAYAKASEIDLCIVGSENFLAEGIVDLFKENNIAIFGPTKAAAMLEASKSYMKSFLKKYKIKTAKFLNTTDYEKAKKFIMSLTPPIVVKADGLCAGKGVIIAQSHEEALEATKNMLSGESFGEAGKIVVIEEYLNGFELSVFAVCDGDDFILLPAAQDHKRLLDNDKGPNTGGMGAYAPSILASENLLEQVKKDIVVPTLKGMKEEGAEFVGVLFIGLMVVNNKPYVLEYNVRFGDPECEVLMPLIENPLDLFLACVNKNLANTRIKIKDEFAVGVVCASKNYPYKDSPKALIDIGEIPQNSHISYAGVVLENNKLYASGGRVLVCVGIGKSIEEAQKNAYMLCDNVHFKGKQHRKDIAFQVLK
- a CDS encoding RDD family protein; the encoded protein is MSANQELFDKLEKEELKIASFKKRFLAYIVDSFVILAIVSIILFDKISSMQTYDEIHNLLIRFAGGTLILQFTYHSLFTYLYGATLGKMLLKIMVIDQNLLDKPNFIQSALRAGVRQISDMLYGLGFAWALSNIVLKTWHDYAAKTVVIDLA
- a CDS encoding LPS-assembly protein LptD, whose translation is MLRKILLSLACIGSLYASKVDIYALDVVKKNDIIEAKNNVVVVSDFYLITASEAKFNETTKDLELFGDVNILRGQKERTNSTYTKINLKDNTTAFKNLFFSNNDLEVWLQCHQAKIDDKFVMSKKSVVSSCNVENPDWEIRFDEGKLNKESNFLHLYNARLYVKNVPVMYLPYFGFSVDTKRKSGLLIPQVVLKQSEGLYYNQPIYYVIDDNADIQFEPQIRTKRGYGLYSTLRFIDTPYSQGEISGGIFGEKSSYKREENLKNKEHYGLEVKYSNESLFKSLLGEEFQEGLWVDATYLNDVDYMNLSSSAKTEASLVTSKINYFLSDDDNYYGAYAKYYIDTSKISNKDTLQEYPSFQYHRYLNGFFDNYIQYSLDASFHRYYRHTGIYAKTLDFDLPLIYHTSFFDDFLNFAFTERIYANFVDYSNTDVKNQEHLFRNSHNFSLYTDLSKPYENFYHTLYLGVNYFLPGAKSGEITEDFVELKNDPEQLNFSMYQYFYNTLGKKKLYHNLKVKYFTKEGSFGAFDNVVEYFYNDYISLRNEAEYSGADNRFDKVFSEALFDYGEWKISLNHAYRMYENEKYNFIGTKAQYDINTNYQIFGGLWFDLNKEPEKWEIGYTYQRKCWNYSLMYRKDISPKLTSGGISAKDQSGVYFMFNFYPLGGVSYDFSLEENERSI
- a CDS encoding phosphoribosyltransferase, translating into MIFFEDEKDALEKLYDILPLNKLKDYIIITPSLKSIVFVDALAQKLEIPYDFLFTEQIKAPNNDECQIAMISETKELVYNEALVKAFDISLDYIYGEANRTYEEKILKNVYRYRKGNLLKDLKGRNILILHEGCESGITASSCIKSLLKEEVNSIVYATALMPSDVYEYIGVFVDEVYCVQKIDHFVNIEFYFKNKTILQAHEILDILEESKYYLPLKR
- a CDS encoding polyribonucleotide nucleotidyltransferase; its protein translation is MRHEININNHLEIFETNKVAKQAAGAVLMQEKNAVVLATVAREEKMVEEDFLPLTVQYIEKAYAAGRIPGGYVKRETKPGDNETLSARIIDRSLRPLFPKGYAYPTQIVVMVLSADPEVDLQVMSLNAASIALYLSDIPIKAPVCGVRIGRMNNEFVLNPSNSELKNSTLDLYVAGVKDELLMIEMRALANKQNDQHCMNELNEDDVLKALEFAGNAILRGSNEYERVFAAYRKNSKLEFKIETDGGKIVDFIKNSYISKLKIAINQMAKSERASEISQIAKEIENEASAIEDEWKIEDIEKALYLCKRELVRSQILNENKRADGRGLKDVRKIDIETNILPNAHGSCLFTRGQTQALVIATLGSDNDAQMSDLLTEKNPICEKFMVNYNFPGFSVGEATPIKAPGRRELGHGNLAKRALHPSINTDYIHTIRLVSEILESNGSSSMATVCGGALALRAAGVKSEKLVAGVAMGLVFEDEKYAILTDIMGLEDHDGDMDFKVAGSYEGITALQMDIKLGGIEQQVLKEALYQAKEAREHILQLMEEANQNIVVNETILPKIEIFNVDPSKIPDIIGQGGKTIKEIIEKFEVNIDLDRDKGEVKIAGINYDFISQSKEYILNLVHSKGSNKKRDRKEVPKFDIGEEFIGKVQKVVEFGVFVELRDGVDGLLHNSKFKEKLEIGNEVKVKVAEIKNGKVSLDLA